TGAGGCGATGCGACTCTTAGGAAAACTAGACGGCATTACAGCCTTGCTGCCAGATAGAGATTATTTTTTGGAAATGTTCGTTCGCAAAGATGCTTCATCCTCAAGTCAAATTGAAGGTACGCAGGCATCTATCTCTGACGCAATCGAGGCGCTAAATATTGAGCGGCGTAATGATTTGCCGCAAGACGTTGATGACATTTTGCACTATATTGAGGCGCTTAATTATGGATTAGAGCGGGCAAAGGATTTTCCGTTTTCGCTGCGTTTCATTCGTGAGCTACACGAAAAGCTTATGATTGGTGCACGTAATACTCATAACTCTTTCCCTGGTGAGTTTCGTCGTACGCAGAACTGGATCGGCGGTACTCGCCCGGACAGCGCACGTTTTGTGCCGCCGCCTGTTCGCGAAATGAACCAGGCGTTAGACGACCTAGAAAAATTCATTCATGCTGACGATGAATACTTACCACTGATTAAAGCTGGCTTACTGCATGCTCAGTTTGAAACGATCCATCCATTTCTTGACGGCAATGGGCGAACTGGACGTATGTTGGTGACGATGTTTTTGTGGCATCGGCGATTGTTGGAAATGCCAGTTCTTTATTTATCGACGTACTTTAAAAAGCATCAAGAAATCTACTATGAAAAACTCAATGCTTACCATTCAGAGAGCGGCAATGTTGAAGAATGGGTGGAGTTTTTCCTAGATGGCGTGTTAGATACTGCTAATTCGTCTATTGAAACATGCAAAAAGATAACAGAATTACGAGAACGAGATATGCGTAAAGTTCAGAAACTTGG
This portion of the TM7 phylum sp. oral taxon 349 genome encodes:
- a CDS encoding Fic family protein — translated: MTKISNKNPRIGVYRPQPEGFKAFVLESFPPKDTLVFSSAIQQKHAEAMRLLGKLDGITALLPDRDYFLEMFVRKDASSSSQIEGTQASISDAIEALNIERRNDLPQDVDDILHYIEALNYGLERAKDFPFSLRFIRELHEKLMIGARNTHNSFPGEFRRTQNWIGGTRPDSARFVPPPVREMNQALDDLEKFIHADDEYLPLIKAGLLHAQFETIHPFLDGNGRTGRMLVTMFLWHRRLLEMPVLYLSTYFKKHQEIYYEKLNAYHSESGNVEEWVEFFLDGVLDTANSSIETCKKITELRERDMRKVQKLGKATAPKTLDMIRFLYKVPTVGIADVVNQTGYSRPSAYKLIDRLVGMNILYPADENDGYGKKYTYKDYIEIFTEDRSLG